CCTTCCTTACCAACAATGCTATGGTAAATACTACCCGTCTGGGTCATCGGTACCTTGATCAGGTTTTTCTTGGCGTTATCGAATCCTTTCTGGATGGCATCTGATACCTCATTTGCCTTACCGAGTCCGTGACCGACAATACCGTCTTTATTGCCTACAACAACAATAGCATTGAAACTAAACCGGCGTCCACCTTTAACTACTTTGGATACCCGGTTAATATGAACCAGCTTTTCTTCCAGGTTCAGATTAGTAGGTGTGATGTTATGTCTTCTTCTAATTTTAGGCATAATAAATCGTTTTAAAAGTCTAAACCACCGTTTCGGGCGCCATCGGCTAGTGCCTTAACAACGCCATGATATTTATATCCGCTTCTATCAAAAACGGCTTTGTCAATTCCTTGATCTAATGCTAGCTTGGCTAAGTGTTCACCGACTACTTCGGCTTTTTCCATTCTGGTTTTATCTTTCAGATCTTTGGCCAGATCATCCAGTTTGGTGGATGCGGAAACTAAGGTATTACCGGCCAAGTCGTCAACCAACTGAGCATTAATGTGCTTGTTGCTTTTGAAAATACATAATCTTGGTCGATCAGAAGTTCCACGTATCGTTGAACGAATACGTCGGCGAATTCTATCTCTGCGTAGTCTTTTCTTTGTATTCTTTTCCATTTCAGATATTTCCTATTAAGCTTTAGCAGCAGATTTACCGGCTTTACGACGAACCCACTCATCAACATAACGTACGCCTTTACCTTTGTAAGGTTCTGGCGGACGAAGAGAGCGAATTTTCGCAGCCACTTGTCCAACTAATTCTTTGTTTATACCCGACACAATAAGTATCGGATTCTTCTTTCTTTTGGTATCCACTTCTATATCGATACCATCGGGAGCAACAAAATAAATAGGGTGTGAGAAACCAAGGTTCAGTTCCAATACACCGTTATTTATTGAGGCGCGATATCCAACCCCGATAATTTCTAATTCCTTCTTATACCCTTCTGTAACACCGGTTATCATATTGTCAATGAGAGACCGGTAAAGACCGTGTAATGAACGGTCCTGCTTTGCTTCAGAATTGCGGGTTACTAAAATTTCACCGTCTTTCTTTTCAATAGTGATGTTGGGATGTACCTTTAAAGAATCGCTACCTTTCTGACCTTTAATGGTAACTACGTTATCAGCGTCAATGCTGAATTCAACATCTTCTTTTAAAGAAATTGGCTGTTTTCCGATACGAGACATAATTTCTTACCAATTTATTTTAGTAAACAGTGCATAATACTTCGCCGCCAACATGCAGCTTTCTAGCTTCTTTATCCGTCATAACTCCGCGAGAAGTTGACAGTACTACAACGCCTAAACCATTCAAGGCCCTGGGTATATCATCAGCGTTGCAATAGACTCTCAGTCCGGGCTTTGATTTACGCTGCATCTTTTTAATGACCGGATGACCATATGAGTCATACTTCAGGAACAGTCGAAGCATACCCTGTTTGCCATCATCAATATTGATATACTTATTTATATATCCTTTATCGATGAGGATCTTAGTCATCGCGCGCTTCAGTTTGGAAGCGGGAATATCAACACGGCGATGTCCTGCCTGTTGAGCGTTGCGAATGCGAGTTAAATAATCTGCTATTGGATCAAACATATAAGTTCTGAATTAGATGGTTACCAGCTTGCTTTACGCACTCCAGGAATTTTTCCATCAAGTGCCAATTCCCTGAATTTGATACGGGAAATGCCATACTTGCGGATGTAACCGCGTGAACGGCCGGTAAGACTGCAGCGATTATTCAGTCTTGTAGGACTGGCATCGCGCGGAAGTTTCTGAAGTTCTTCATACTTCCCTTCTTCTTTAAGCTTGCGGCGTTTTTCCGCATACTTTTTTACCGTTTCTCTCCTTTTTTTATTACGTGCAATCCAAGCTTTCTTAGCCATAGTACTGTGTTGCTTATTAGGTTATTTTCGTTTTACAAAAGGCATTCCAAAATGCTTCAGCAGGGCATAGGCTTCTTCGTCCGTTTCCGCACTGGTAACGAAGGTAATGTCCATGCCATGAACCCTGTCTACATTATCGGTATCGATTTCAGGAAATATAGTATGTTCCTTAATACCTAATGTATAGTTACCGCGACCGTCAAAGCTCTTGTCAGGTACTCCCTGGAAGTCACGTGTTCTGGGTAATGCCAGATTGATCAAACGATCTAAAAATTCATACATGATTCGTTGGCGCAGTGTTACTTTGCAACCTAGCGGCATTCCTTCTCTCACCTTAAAGTTTGAGATAGATTTCTTTGCCTTGGTAGTTACAGGTCGCTGACCGGTAATTCTGGCCAGGTTTTCCGATACCGTATCTACAATCTTTGTGTTTTCAACAGCATCGCCTACGCCGGTATTAATGACAATTTTCTTAAGCTTAGGGACAGCCATGATATTATCATAGTCAAAGTCTTCCCTGAGCTTGTCAATAATTTCTTCTTTGTACTGTGTATAAAGTCTTGCTTCTGCCATTCTATTTTAAATACTTAATTGTCTATGATCTCGCCGCTGTCTTTGGAATAACGTACCCATCTTCCGCCACCGTCTTCTTCAATGCGTTTACGGCCGATTCTGGTGGGTTCACCCGTGGTAGGATCAATTACCATAACATTTGAGATGTGTATCGCCATTTCACGTTCAATTCGGCCTCCCTGGGGGTTATCCTGGGTCGGCTTATCGTGATGAACACGCATGTTGATTCCCTCAACCAGTACTCGTTCTTTTTCAGGGAATACAGCGAGTACACGTCCTTCCTTACCGCGGTCATTACCGGCAATAACTTTGACGTTATCGCCTTTCTTTACATGTAATTTCTTCTGTTTGTTTTTAGTACGTGGCATAATATTCTTAATTGTAAAAGGCTTCGAGTGTTATCCTGTTTATGCCTTTTGTTGATTCAAACGTATATCAAAAAATCTTTATAGTACTTCCGGAGCCAGTGAGACAATCCGCATAAAGTTGCGTTCTCTAAGTTCCCGTGCAACAGGTCCGAAAATTCTGGTACCTACCGGCTCTTGTTCTTTATTAATCACAACAGCAGCATTTTCATCGAACCGAATATAGCTGCCATCTTTTCGACGCAGTTCTTTTTTGGTTCTCACAATAACTGCTGTAACTACTTCCCCTCTTTTAACGGTACCGCCGGGGATGGCATTTTTAACAGAGCAGGAAATCAAATCACCCACACGTGCATATCTTCTTCGGGAATCTCCCAACACCTTGATGCACTGCAATTCTCGGGCACCGCTGTTGTCAGCAACATTAAGTCTGCTTTGAATCTGTATCATTTTAACTCTTAGTATTTGTGGCCGGTTCTAATTTTATTTCAAATCGGCCTCATTAAGTGATCAATAATTAAACAACGTCTAGTGTAAAACTGAGAGCGCAATTACTTCGCTCTTTCCAGGATGTCAACCAGGCGCCAAGTCTTTCTTTTTGAAAGCGGACGTGTTGACATGATCTGTACAGTATCACCAGCCTTGGCATCATTTTCTTCATCATGCGCCAGGTATTTGGTGGTTTTGGTAATAAACTTACCGTAAATGGGATGCTTAATCTGACGATCTACTGCAACTGTGATCGTCTTGTCCATCCTGTCACTGACTACTTTGCCAGTACGTTGTCTTCTTTGTGCTCTTTCAGTTTGTGCCATAGTTTCTTCCTTATTCAGCACTTCCGTTTTGTTCTTTTTCATGTATAATTGTTTTCAAACGAGCTATTTCACGTCTCGTCATTTTAAGTCGTGCAGGATTCTCCAATTGTCCGGCAACTGCATGATTAAATTTCATGTTCTGCAGTGCTTCTTTCTCATCCTTAACACGTGCTCTTAATTCCGTTAAAGACAGTTCTCGTAATTCGTGTGCTTTCATGCTACTTATCTCCTTTTCAATTAAGGTCCGTCGTAATCTCGACGAACGATAAATTTCGTTTTCATTGGAAGTTTATGTGCAGCACGAGCCATTGCTTCGCGTGCCTTAGCTTCAGAGACACCGGCGATTTCAAACAATATGCGTCCGGGTTTCACAACGGCTACGTAGTGGTCAAGTGCACCTTTACCTTTACCCATTCGTGTTTCAGCGGGTTTAGAGGTTTTAGGCATGTCCGGGAATATCCGGATCCATGTTTGACCGTCTCTTTGTAGCCGGCGGGCAATAGCAATACGGCAGGACTCTATCTGCCTGGAGGTGATGTACTTGGGCTCTAAAGCCTTGATACCGAAATCACCAAAGGCGAGTGTATGTCCTCGTTGGGCATTGCCTTTAAGGCTTCTTCGATGCTGCCGACGACGTTTTACACGTTTTGGTTCTAGCATGATTCTTGAAATTAATCGTTAATTAGTTACTTCTGTTGCGACGACGGCTTCTTCTGGACCGTCGTTGACCTCCGCGACCACCGCGGCTGTCTTCTTGCTGATTGCTGTGAGCGGTACCCGGTGTCAATTCAACATCGCCAAGTACCTCACCTTTAAATATCCAAACCGTTACTCCAATAGATCCCTGTATGGTATTGGCTGTAGTATTGTAGTAATCAATATCAGCTCGAAGCGTATGCAGTGGTACACGACCTTCTTTATACTGTTCAGTTCGTGCCATTTCAGCACCGCCTAATCTTCCGGCACAACGAATCTTGATGCCTTCAGCACCCATTCGCATGGCCGAAGAGATAGCCGTTTTCATGGCTCTACGAAATGAAATCCTAGCCTGCAGTTGCTGCGCTATGTTCTGTGCAACAAGGCTGGCATCCGTTTCAGGGCGCTTGATTTCACTTACATTAATTTGAACTTCTTTACTGGTAATTTTCTTCAACTCTTCACGGAGAAGTTCAATCTGCTCACCGCCCTTACCGATAATTACACCGGGTCGGCTGGTTTTAAGCGTCAACAGAATTCTCTTAGGAGTTCTTTCAATGATGACACGTGAAAGTCCACCGTTCTGAAGCCGTGTATGCAAATATTCTCTGAGCTTCGTGTCTTCGTAAAGAATTTCCGGTTCATTCTCTTCCGAATACCAGTTGGAATCCCAACCGCGTATGATTCCGAGTCTTAAACCTATTGGATGTGTTTTTTGTCCCAAGGTGTTACCGTTTTATTATTAAACTAATTCTTCTTCTTTTTTAGCCACTACTACAGTAATGTGGCATGAACGCTTGTTGATGGGATGCGCACGTCCCATCGGTGCGGGTTGAATCCGCTTTAATGTTGCGCCTTCATCTACATAAATTTCTTTGATGTAAAGATCTTCGTTTTCAAGACGTTCTTCCTGAAACTTGTCCCGAATATTGGCAGCTGCAGATTTTATTACCTTCGCTACATCAGGTGCCGTAGCTTTATTAATAAATTCCAGCTTCTTCAATGCTCGGTTGACCTTCTCTCCACGTACGATATCAACTACCAGGCGTACTTTTCTTGGAGATTTACGAAGGTGCTTTTGTACAGCTCTCGCCTCAAATTTTTGTTCTGCCATAATTCAGCTTACGGTTTTCTGGTTGCAGATTTATCTGCTTTTTTAATCGGGTGACCACGGAATGTTCGTGTCGGTGCAAATTCACCGAGTTTGTGGCCTACCATATTTTCAGTGATATAGACGGGAATAAATTGTTTCCCATTGTGAACAGCCAGCGTAAGTCCTACAAAATCGGGAGTGATCATCGAGCCTCTTGACCAGGTTTTGATGACGTTCTTCTTCCCGCTTTCATTCATTGCATCGATCTTACGCTGCAACTTGTAATAAACAAAAGGTCCTTTTTTCAGCGATCTTGGCATAAGTAAACCTATTTAGACTTTTTTCTGCTTCGAACGATGTAGCGATTCGAAAGTTTTTTGCGTTTACGTGTCTTCTTACCCTTTGCGGATTGACCCCATGGAGAACGCGGATGCCCTCCAGAAGCTTTTCCTTCACCACCACCCATCGGGTGATCAACAGGGTTCTTGGCAACACCGCGACTGTAAGGCCTGTTACCTTTCCATCGATTTCGTCCGGCTTTACCAAGCGTAGTATTAAAGTGATCCGGGTTACTGGTGTTACCTACAGTAGCATAACAACTTCCCAGTATCATTCTAACTTCACCGGATGGCAGCTTTACCGTAACATATTTATCGGTCTTTGCAATCATCTGTGCCACTGTTCCGGCACTTCTGCATAGCTGTCCACCTTTTCCGGGATTCATCTCAATATTATGGATGAAAGTACCCGGAGGCATATTCTTCATGGGTAATGCGTTACCGCGATCGGGGGCAGCATTTTCACCGCTAATGATAGTATCACCGACACTCAGTTTATTAGGAGCAATGATATAACGTTTTTCACCATCAGCATATGCGATCAGAGCAATGCGTGCAGAGCGGTTCGGATCATACTCAATGGTTTGAACCGTAGCAGGTATATCATGCTTGTCACGGTTGAAATCAATGTGTCGATAACGACGTTTGTGACCACCGCCTCTGTGGCGTGAAGTCATTCGACCGCGATTGTTACGTCCACCGGACTGCCCTTTTCCTTTAAGAAGACGTTTTACTGTTGGCTTCTTCTCGGTAACATCATCGAATACGGGCGCAATACGGTGCCGTGATCCTGGTGTAGTCGGTTTTAATTTTTTTGTAGCCATCGAACTAGTGTTTTCTAAATTTCGCTAAAGAAGTCTATTTCGCCTTCTTTGAGAGTTACAATTGCTTTTTTCCAAACTTTAGATCTTCCTTCAACATATCCGCCCTTAGTAAAACGACCTTTGGGCTTGGAAGGCATAACCATCGTATTCACTTTGGCAACCTTTACGTTTGGATAACGCTGTTCAACTGCCAGTTTAATTTCAGGCTTTGTAGCATGCTTATACACTTTAAAGGCATACTTACCTTCTTGCTGCAGTCTGGAAAGCTTTTCTGTTATCAGTGGTTTCTCTAAAATCTTATCCATTATGCGGCCTCCTCAGTAGTTTCAATTGATTCCTGAAGTACATCAACAGCTCCTTTCTGAATCAAAAGCACATCCGCATCCAGAATTTGGTAGGTATTAGCTTTATTCCCTTCAAGTACCTGAACACCGGGAATATTACGCGCTGATTTGTACACATTGATGTCGGTTTCTGCCGTAAGGATCAATACCTTTTTATCATCAATATCCAGTGCTTC
The Halalkalibaculum roseum DNA segment above includes these coding regions:
- the rpsE gene encoding 30S ribosomal protein S5 encodes the protein MPKIRRRHNITPTNLNLEEKLVHINRVSKVVKGGRRFSFNAIVVVGNKDGIVGHGLGKANEVSDAIQKGFDNAKKNLIKVPMTQTGSIYHSIVGKEGAGEVLLRPASEGTGVIAGGPVKALLDIAGIQNILTKSLGSSNPHNMVKATYNALKNLTDPVEVAQRRGVSLGKVFEG
- the rplR gene encoding 50S ribosomal protein L18, whose protein sequence is MEKNTKKRLRRDRIRRRIRSTIRGTSDRPRLCIFKSNKHINAQLVDDLAGNTLVSASTKLDDLAKDLKDKTRMEKAEVVGEHLAKLALDQGIDKAVFDRSGYKYHGVVKALADGARNGGLDF
- the rplF gene encoding 50S ribosomal protein L6, encoding MSRIGKQPISLKEDVEFSIDADNVVTIKGQKGSDSLKVHPNITIEKKDGEILVTRNSEAKQDRSLHGLYRSLIDNMITGVTEGYKKELEIIGVGYRASINNGVLELNLGFSHPIYFVAPDGIDIEVDTKRKKNPILIVSGINKELVGQVAAKIRSLRPPEPYKGKGVRYVDEWVRRKAGKSAAKA
- the rpsH gene encoding 30S ribosomal protein S8 encodes the protein MFDPIADYLTRIRNAQQAGHRRVDIPASKLKRAMTKILIDKGYINKYINIDDGKQGMLRLFLKYDSYGHPVIKKMQRKSKPGLRVYCNADDIPRALNGLGVVVLSTSRGVMTDKEARKLHVGGEVLCTVY
- the rpsN gene encoding 30S ribosomal protein S14, with protein sequence MAKKAWIARNKKRRETVKKYAEKRRKLKEEGKYEELQKLPRDASPTRLNNRCSLTGRSRGYIRKYGISRIKFRELALDGKIPGVRKASW
- the rplE gene encoding 50S ribosomal protein L5, whose amino-acid sequence is MAEARLYTQYKEEIIDKLREDFDYDNIMAVPKLKKIVINTGVGDAVENTKIVDTVSENLARITGQRPVTTKAKKSISNFKVREGMPLGCKVTLRQRIMYEFLDRLINLALPRTRDFQGVPDKSFDGRGNYTLGIKEHTIFPEIDTDNVDRVHGMDITFVTSAETDEEAYALLKHFGMPFVKRK
- the rplX gene encoding 50S ribosomal protein L24, with the protein product MPRTKNKQKKLHVKKGDNVKVIAGNDRGKEGRVLAVFPEKERVLVEGINMRVHHDKPTQDNPQGGRIEREMAIHISNVMVIDPTTGEPTRIGRKRIEEDGGGRWVRYSKDSGEIIDN
- the rplN gene encoding 50S ribosomal protein L14, producing MIQIQSRLNVADNSGARELQCIKVLGDSRRRYARVGDLISCSVKNAIPGGTVKRGEVVTAVIVRTKKELRRKDGSYIRFDENAAVVINKEQEPVGTRIFGPVARELRERNFMRIVSLAPEVL
- the rpsQ gene encoding 30S ribosomal protein S17, producing MAQTERAQRRQRTGKVVSDRMDKTITVAVDRQIKHPIYGKFITKTTKYLAHDEENDAKAGDTVQIMSTRPLSKRKTWRLVDILERAK
- the rpmC gene encoding 50S ribosomal protein L29; the encoded protein is MKAHELRELSLTELRARVKDEKEALQNMKFNHAVAGQLENPARLKMTRREIARLKTIIHEKEQNGSAE
- the rplP gene encoding 50S ribosomal protein L16, with the protein product MLEPKRVKRRRQHRRSLKGNAQRGHTLAFGDFGIKALEPKYITSRQIESCRIAIARRLQRDGQTWIRIFPDMPKTSKPAETRMGKGKGALDHYVAVVKPGRILFEIAGVSEAKAREAMARAAHKLPMKTKFIVRRDYDGP
- the rpsC gene encoding 30S ribosomal protein S3, which produces MGQKTHPIGLRLGIIRGWDSNWYSEENEPEILYEDTKLREYLHTRLQNGGLSRVIIERTPKRILLTLKTSRPGVIIGKGGEQIELLREELKKITSKEVQINVSEIKRPETDASLVAQNIAQQLQARISFRRAMKTAISSAMRMGAEGIKIRCAGRLGGAEMARTEQYKEGRVPLHTLRADIDYYNTTANTIQGSIGVTVWIFKGEVLGDVELTPGTAHSNQQEDSRGGRGGQRRSRRSRRRNRSN
- the rplV gene encoding 50S ribosomal protein L22; protein product: MAEQKFEARAVQKHLRKSPRKVRLVVDIVRGEKVNRALKKLEFINKATAPDVAKVIKSAAANIRDKFQEERLENEDLYIKEIYVDEGATLKRIQPAPMGRAHPINKRSCHITVVVAKKEEELV
- the rpsS gene encoding 30S ribosomal protein S19, which gives rise to MPRSLKKGPFVYYKLQRKIDAMNESGKKNVIKTWSRGSMITPDFVGLTLAVHNGKQFIPVYITENMVGHKLGEFAPTRTFRGHPIKKADKSATRKP
- the rplB gene encoding 50S ribosomal protein L2; the encoded protein is MATKKLKPTTPGSRHRIAPVFDDVTEKKPTVKRLLKGKGQSGGRNNRGRMTSRHRGGGHKRRYRHIDFNRDKHDIPATVQTIEYDPNRSARIALIAYADGEKRYIIAPNKLSVGDTIISGENAAPDRGNALPMKNMPPGTFIHNIEMNPGKGGQLCRSAGTVAQMIAKTDKYVTVKLPSGEVRMILGSCYATVGNTSNPDHFNTTLGKAGRNRWKGNRPYSRGVAKNPVDHPMGGGEGKASGGHPRSPWGQSAKGKKTRKRKKLSNRYIVRSRKKSK
- the rplW gene encoding 50S ribosomal protein L23; the protein is MDKILEKPLITEKLSRLQQEGKYAFKVYKHATKPEIKLAVEQRYPNVKVAKVNTMVMPSKPKGRFTKGGYVEGRSKVWKKAIVTLKEGEIDFFSEI